taatgaagtctGAGATGTTTCTGTTCCTCCACTGAGATTCCAGGTAACAAGAACTTAGAAGATGCAGAAAGTCTTAAAGGCATCAAAAACCGAATCCATATGAATCAAACATTTAGTCTAGATTTACTTTAGACAGCTATTACATCCACATGACATATGGCAAACATGGAAGCTGGAGCATGTTACAGTAGAATAAACCTCATTGGTTCTCGTGCATCATGTGATGagtgttttatattaaatttaaatcacatttatttctatAACGTTTTCTTTAGTTTCAGGAAGGCTGATCCAGTGAATTATCACTGGTCCGAATGGCTCTTGGCTTGGATCTTGTAAGTTTTGGTCACCTGGATTTTTAAATCTCTCAGGTTTctttaaatttgtgttttgaagattaaccaaagtcttaaaagtttggaacaacatgaaggagaGAAAGTGATGAGCAAATTCACAttatatctataatatataatctataataatagGAACACACGTGAAGTTATAATGCACTCGTTGAACTTCTTCTGTAATAATGAGAGAGTTTCTGTAGTTTGACATGTAGACATACAGCAGCTCAGAGGATTGATCTACTCACCATCATAACACACAAAGGGATGCTTTTCTGAACACTCCTCGTCTGTCCATTGTCCTTCATCACTGATAACAACAGATGTGCAGACACTGTTTCTGTTATTTCTGATATTGTTAAAGCCAGGTTTCCAGTGTGTGAATGTGGAGGTGCTGTTATCTGACCAAACCCAGAGTCTGTGCAGACCGATCCAGACTTGATTACCTGTTAACATGTTCTGAATCTCTTCATTCTCAGTCTGATTCCTCACGCTGGCCAGATCTGTGTGACTCTCTCTGCAGTATTTCTGAGCTTCAGTCCAGTTCTTTTGCTCCTGTACAATGATGAATCCTTTACTGCTGCCTTTAAAACAGAAAGACATTTGTCTgaaattgatttaataaaaaaaaagaataataataaaataaaaataaaaataattaccaaGAACAAAAAGACATAGCCACAAATACAATTGTGGCTCATTGTTCAAAACGGCGTTTTATTATTGATTTGAGCTCATTTCTGAGTGTTGTGATCATTTACAGCTGAACTCACCATTATAGCAGATGAAATACAGTAAGTAACTACAGTCTACATCATGCCACTGTCCTTTTGATGCTTTAGCACAATGTTGTCCATTCCCACAATCCATAAAAACACAGTCTCCATCTTCTTCTGGTTGTGGTTTTCTTGTAGTTTTATCCCAGTTCCTGTACTGAGACTCGTGTTCTCTGTAGAAGGCAGGGTCACTCAGAGACCATATCCATGAGTCTGTGCTCCTCAGTCCAATCCAGACACGGTCAGCATTGCTGTTCACTCTCTTTATGGCCTGTTCAATGTCATTCTGTTCTTGTATGTCACTGATAGTGACCAGATCTGTGTATTTCtctctgcagtaactctgagctTCAGTCCAGCTCTTCTTCTGATTCACAAAGTGATACTGACGCGGAGCTCGTGCAGAAGAACTGACCACAGCTGAGGAGAGACACATTCACATTCAAGACAAGAAGTGCTAGTACAGTAGTGGAGTATCTTAGTATTTTACTCAATCTCCTCaacaacacacacattacacactcATTCAAACACACTTGAACACGGTCAGCAGCACTAACACTAACTATCAACACTAGAACTAGTCAAGCACTCACTCacctgtgagcagaagagacatacATGTGATTCTCTCCATTTCTGAGAGAAAAACACAAATCATTTAAGTTAAATTTACAGTCAAAGTAaatatttcattaactgatataatgttaatataccaacctgctgaagtactaaaatctgTTTTTGCCTTTATCAAACACTGACAACCACTTTAAACACAGATAAAGTGATATAGTTAACaagaaaagtactgtaaaatgaTCATGTTAGATTTACAAAATTTTTTCACTGTAGATTAACTTACTCTTAACCAATTAACAAGTATTTACCGTAGGATATTTAGTCTTTTACCATTaagaattataatatttatttcagtctATTGTTTTATGCGGCACATTTCTGCTGTTAAAAGCTCCAGAATCAAACTCTCTCAGTGAGATCGAGTGTTGCCCTACTGCTGTAAGTACACTACTGCAAACACAATTTTTAATactaaattttacttttttttcttttctttttttatataataatttaaacataagATACACTTGTTTTATTGGGAAATTAATTGTGAGGAAATCTTTGTATTAATCGATATatatgaagtttatttttaagttgatttatttttgtgtttattttctcttaaatgttCTCAAAGAAGCTGTatataattaaactgaaaaagtTCAGATAGCAACAGACAAAATTTACAAAATCCAGACATTCACTAGTTAACCTGTGATCAGCtgagtataatataatataaacacagTTAAATCAGTCAGATCATAATCAATGTGAAGTAAAACTATCAGTAATCATGATCTCAGAGTTTCTTACCTGTAGATGCTGTGATTCAGGAGTGATTGTGTTTCTTCTTTTATCAGGACAGACTGATATCACGATCATTTCTCCTCTTCTGCTCCTCCCAGCTTCGCTTTTCCTGGACAGAAAACTCCCTTCTGTGGTTTAGGTCTTTATTCAGAGCTGTGTTTCCTGCTTTATTGCCCAAAGTCaaccgtgtgtctgtgtgtgtgtgacattaaaatTATTTCCCTGTTAATTTACATATTGTTCTTCTTGTTTTTATGCAGATGATGGTCATGAATGTCCCAGTGTTCCTCAGGGATGAATCATCAGATACAGGACAGAGGGATTCTTCAGGACAGAATTTGAATGTGTGCCGTTCTTCCTCAAAATGAtgatgatgttaaaaaaaaacatgatcgaACCAGGAAACCAGGAGCGATTTTCAGGTAAAATATGCTAAATCATCAGTGTTTTGCCTGATTAAAAAAGCTCTTCTTggaaacagatatatatatatatatatatatatataaaactaatcaAATTAAACTATTATTCTACCTAGCTGACAAGTCAAAATTTCTTAGTTCTGTTTAATTTAACTtcttgtactaaaataactaaacctGAGACTTCTGGTTTGGTAAAATGGTGTAGACAGGCGTTGAGTCTCGCTCTTGCaactttttttaatctatatCTTCCTTAAAACCCCACAActtatttctttttcactgcCAAATATTTGGTGTGCACATATCAATATCGAATTATGAAACCTAAATCAGCGAAACAAggcaaaaaaagaaacagaaaattgtGGCATCTTTGTGGAGATGACAGCAAAGATGTTAGCATGGCAGCTATCGTTATCCTTCTGGAGGACCACCAGCTGCTTTCTCTGCAGATTTTAAAGTCACTGTTTGCAGGATGAGCGCATGCTCGCCTTAGAAACTACCTGTGCTTGGTAAACTCTTGGACCTTGAGTCTCGTAGTTGGTGTAATAATATAAGAATTATTGGGTTACCTGAATCCATAGAAGGACCTTGGCTGTCTGTCTTCTCTGAGCTACTCGCACAAGTGTTTAGGGATGGAGTCCTGGAGGATCCCAGAGTCCAACAGAGTGCACCGGTCACTGGCTGAAAAACCGAGGTTGGGGTGAGATCTAGAGCTGTTATCGCCTGCAGGGCTCAAATTGAGGGGGGATGTGGGGGGATGGCATCCCCTGGttgaaataaatgacaaaaagcatcCCATCAGTAAAACAACCTTCCCCCATCACCATTCCCTTTgatttaataaattgtattgtGTAAAACTTATCATGGAAATTAAATGTTAGAATGATCTTCTTGAGATAAGTCACCAATAACgtgattggccaatcagaactcgGTTTTGTAACAAGCTGCGCATTAGCAGAAGCAAGTTTTCATCAGTTTTAGTGCAAAATGGTTCAAGCGCTATGTACCAATATACAAAACCTTAGTAGTCACgtgaaggaggaggcgggaaccggcggacattcaaataaaactttaacaataaaataaacacaaaatggcCAACTGCTGCACACAAACTAAACCAGACACAAAAGAAAATCCAAGCCTggtcatccttcactgtcgtagctcctcttttgtatccttacGATCTcgtccgtgggactcgagactggtgattgtagcaggtgtcgctcatttccaactAACTCTACCGGCCTCactccattcccacggctcttggCCCTGCTCCACtcatcacatacccccatcgcccctcgcaggcccgAGTGTACTCCCGAAACTGCACTCTTTTGGAACTAACTTTCTCAGTTGTTCTCAGAAGCaccgttttttttgtttgtttgttttttgatataTTATAGGATTAATAATTGCATGCTTGTCGCAGGGTGAATGAGAACACAGACCCTGTACAGCTGGTAAGTGCCCCGGAGGGTGACTGGTGCAGGCTTCCACTCTGTGCATGTGGGGTGCAGTTCTGTGGTGAATGTAGCTTTCCTGGGGTGCCGTCTGAGTCTGTGAACGAGCAGACAAACAAAGACATTCGTTGGTGTCTCCTGGAGTGTCGGTGTAACTTGCCTTGAAAGCCTCTTCCTCTGGCTTTTGTAGCCGGTGGGGACGAGCTCCACTCAGCACGCACAGGTGTAATGATTGTTTGATCGACCCCCACCCCCCAGGCGTTGCCCTGGTTCTGTGGGGAAACACACAACTTTTTGCGGGGGTATTATGGAAGGGCAATTTGATGTTACCTGCAAGACCTGCCCATCTGGACCAGCCCAGGGAGCATCCATCCGCATTACCGTGGTCGGCCCAGGCCCGATGTAGCACTTGGAAACAGAAGTCCTGGAAGGCTAGGAACCATCtggcagagatgggaccaagtcacacatgtgcaagtctcaagtaagtctcaagtcttaaccttcaagtctcaagtaagtcccaagtatttttttcttgggcaagtcaagtcaagtcaagtcaagtcacaagctatgtcaagtcaagtccaagtcaagtcaccttaatattgttattttacctgcagaatctgatcttaataaagttaaaagacaagatataagtaactgtcagtaaatttaaataatttggatttgcattgtaaatactcatgttcagtaaaatacatcatggaatcaaacaaaattgtaagttcctaaaattatttatttttcacttctgccaacagtgtttgaaatgttttacattttcaacattgagtccataaaactaaacatccaacagactcctctctgaacacccctctctctctctctctctctctctctctcaaacacagtttacatacaacattaaactgttacatttctcctccctctctctctctctctctctctctctctctctctctcacactctctctctcagagtatagaatataaatatgacgtattttcagctgtttcatactttttttggacacagcttctcattcaaagagttttctttattttcatgactatgaaaattgtagattcacactgaaggcatcaaaactatgaattaacacatatggaattatatatggaattatatacataacaaaaaagtgtgaaacaaccgaaaatatgtaatattcttggttcttcaaagtagccactttttgttttgattactgctttgcacactcttggcattctcttgatgagcttcaagaggtcgtcacctgaaatggtcttcaacagtcttgaaggagttccctgagagatgcttagcacttgttggatcttttgccttctgtctgcggtccagctcacccctaaaccatctcgattgggttcaggtccggtgactgtggaggccaggtcatctggcgcagcaccccatcactctccttcttgctcaaatagcccttgatgccttcagtgtgactctacaatagtcaatagtcatgaaaataaagaaaactctttgaatgagaaggtgtgtccaaacttttggtctgtactgtacataacaaaaaagtatgaaacaactgaaaatacgtcatatttatattctgtactgtatatatatatatatatatatatatatatatatatatatatatatatatatatgtaatatgcacttgtcatgattgggtaatcgcggcagctacatttgtttttctgattaattgttttgctctatgagaaagacaaggtaacaaaatattcggggcttatgcccccttagcccaaccctagcgccgcccctggaatgcgtttttttgacggcctgctagcggatcattaggggctgttcacatcacgtcttttgtgcgcgcaagttcgttatttccaatgtaggcgcgcggtatgcgcgctcataatggaatcAACGCcctcaacatctaaacttttcacaatgccgcaagcgcaccgcaggtcatgtgacaataactaaccaatcagcttcatcctttctcgtatcaacgttgaaagctcagctaagatgaaggaacagctgttcatagctgtatatggattgccattttgaaatgaatttagtagcagagctactgcgagcgatttttagtgctgcaaatccatttatcctttgctgaaatttccgcgttttcaatgagagagagcgtgtcatggatgctaagcaacgacagacgccccaggagcacttctgcccgagcgctttggaaagaaggagaaagcggcgcgactagcgttttccacgcgtttttaggcgcgaactattgaagacaaaagcgatgaccctcggtacctctcaggctgacatgttgatgtgatatctgatttaagtgggcgtggtgtgtgtaaggtagagagggcatgactgatgatagtgtcctgatccagtcacgacgctattctcagcctgcgctccagctgagtaatcaactttattttaaaaaataatttatatattttatattcaaactgaaaacatgatgtaattaacactcaagtcattcaagtcatcgtgtctcaagtcaagtcaagtcccgagtctttaacttccaagtccgagtcaagtctcaagtcctaaaaatagcgactcgagtcgactcgagtccaagtcaccaagtcacaagtccccatgtctgccaTCTGGTCACCCGGGTGTTTGTGTCTTTTACCTGGGAAATACACTGGAGCGGGCCTAATCCATAACGAGGGTGAACCGGTGGCCCCAGAGTTAGTAATTCAACTCCAGGACTGCCTACTTTATGGCCAGGGCCTCCTTCTCCAGCGCCGCATACCTGGTTTCTGCGGGTGAGAGTTTCCTACTGATATAGACCACGGGGTGCTCTTCTCCATCCCGGAGCTGAGAGAGAACTGCTCCTAAGCCGGTGCCGTAGGCGTCGGTATATAGGGTGAAGGGGCAGCCGAAGTCTGGGGAGTGTATGATGGGGGAGGACGTCTGGGCCATTTTCAGGGTCTGGAATGCGGCTTCTGTTTCAAGGGTCCAGACTATTGCCTCTGGTTGCCCTTTCCTGATTAGGTCTGACAGGGTGCAGACTATAGAGGAGAAGTTAGGAATAAAGCAGCGGTAGTAGCTCACCAACCCCAAGAatgctcgtacctgggtcttgtTTGTGGGATGTAGGAACTTCTTCACCACCTCAACCTTCTTCTCCTGAGGCATGATGAGCCCTCTACCAATCTtgtagcccaggtacttggcttcgGTGAGGCCGAGGTGACACTGCTTAGGGTCAGGCCAGCCCACCGGAGCTCCGTCAACGCCCTCCATAGATGCCCCAGGTGCATCCTCCAGCTCTCCAAGTGGATAATAACATTGTCCAGGTAAGCCGCAGTGTAGGCTTGATGAGGTCTGAGCAAAACGTCCATttacctgttagccagcacccccccaTTAtaggactcacagctgaaagtgctctaccaaacttataattgtaagagtttcctacttcagtgtgttacaaacataattttggtgtctttggaaagatgctgtaacaataaaaccttcatattcatccggaaaaaggaggcgggaaccacCAATCAAAACAAGACTTTAATAATCTAAAtgaatacaaaacagcgcatcagcccctcacggacgactgatgcactcaaataaaaaccaaaacataaaataaaacccaggcctggtcctctctcgtccttcactgtcgttgctccagttttatatccttccatctcctcctgaataagatatcatgaaaaattagaCTGCTGCAAATAGACTATGAAAAATAGACTCCtaagactatgtctacaccccccaccccccaaatataagaaaatatatttcccaatagtattgaaggcttctacaaactatttagtcagtaaacataccactacATAGTttctttcaattataaaacactagacagaaacgtagacatcatataagtgatttatttgagcactagaaaaatacaataagaataatttgagtaagaaaaataagaataataagaaaaataaaaaaataggggTTAGGGGTTTTCAGGACGAGGGCGTCGGGGTGCTGGCTAAGAGGTTAACCGCTGGAATGTGGCCGGTGCCCCGtgaaggccgaagggaagtacacGGTAATGCCAGTGGCCATTGGGTACTTTCTCGTATTTTCTCTggaaattttggaaagagttacCTGCCAATACactttttcaattcaagtttatttgtatagcactttttacaatacaaatcgttacaaagcaactttacagaaaattatgtttctacaatatttagtagatgcttatggtggtgactgtcagtttgtgcatgtttgacaggatttttagaaaaacaaattaatacaagacatagtcagctagacgatgaacattattaatattattaattaataattgttatatgatgcagtcacacttgtatcaatatttgttagttctgtttgttgattcagggttagcatcatctgaggtcctctgagggtcatcatcatctcttctcaggtgttctggatccagactggagcttgtgtaaatccgtggcaaaacatagaaacaaaatagagacatcattagcatagctgctgatccaacaaactaaaattagtttaacccaagctaatgaataaagatgcacattttatcagatgcaactacactcacaatttaagagatacattattcgaatgcttggtgaaagagatacgtttttaatctagatttaaacagagagagtgtgtctcaaccccgaacattatcaggaaggctattccagagtttgggagccaaatgtgagaaagctctacctcctttagtggactttgctatcctaggaactaccaaaagtccagcgttttgtgaccttagggtgcgtgatgggttgtggcgtggtagaaggctagttaggtacgcaggagttaaaccatttagggccttataggtaagtaatgatcatttgtaactgatacagaacttaataggtagccagtgcagagactgtaaaagtggggtaatatgatcatattttcttgacctggtaaggactctagctgctgtattttggactacctgtagcttgtttattgacgaagcaggacaaccacctagaagtgcattacaatagtccagtctagaggtcatgaatgcatgaactagcttttctgcatcagaaacagataacatgtttcgtagcttggcaatgtttcgaagaaggaaaaatgcagtttttttaacattggatatatgattttcaaaagacaaattgctgtctaatatgacacccagatttctgactgtagaggaagtaacagtacatccgtctagttgcaaattgtaatctacaagattctgtgtagtgttttttggtccaataattaatatctctgtcttatccgaatttaattggagaaaattatttgtcatccaatcttttacatttttaacacactctgttagcttagataattgagaagtttcatctggtctcgttgagatatatagctgagtatcatcagcataacagtggaagctaattccgtattttctaataatattaccaaggggcaacatgtatattgaaaatagaaggggacctaggatggatctttgtggcactccatattttactgatgattaTTGAGATGACaacccatttaagtaaacaaaatagtagcgatcggacaggtaggatctaatccatcttagagcctgcccttgaatacctgtatagttttgtaatctctCTATGagaatgtcatgatctatggtgtcaaacgcagcactaagatcaagtaagactagaaatgagatgcagccttgatctgacgcaaggagcaggtcatttgtacttttaacaagtgcagtttctgtgctatggtggggcctgaaacctgactgaaattcttcatacagatcatttttattcaggaaggtgctcaattgagcagacacaactttttcaaaaaaatttgacataaatggaagatttgaaataggcctataatttgccagtacactaggatctagttttggtttcttaataagaggcttgataaccgccagcttgaatggttttgagatgtgacctaaagataacgaagagttaatgatattgagaagcggttcttcggctacaggtaacaagtctttcagtaatttagagggtacaggatctaataaacatgttgttggtttagatacagtgataagtttatttagctcttcctgtcctatatttgtaaagcactgtagtttatctttgggtgcgatggatgaaactgaagtgttagatgctgtagaatctacattcgctattgtatttctaatgttatctattttatcagtgaagaaattcataaagtcattactatttaacgttggtggaatatttgaatcaggtggcgtctggtaatttgttaacttagccactgtgctaaataaaaaccttggattgttttggttattttctattagtttgtgtatatgctctgccctagcagtttttagagcctgtctatagctggacatactgtttttccatgcaattctaaaaacttccaagttcgtttttctccatttgcgttcaagactacgagttactttcttgggagagtgagtattactgttataccatggcacagtacgtttttctctaaactttttcaatttgatgggggcaacagcttctaatgtattagggaaaatagtgcccatgttgtgagtaatttcatctaattcatgtgtatttttgggtactaatagcagttgagatagatcaggcaggttatttgcgaatctctCTTTGGttgctggaacaatagttctgcccagacggtaacgctgagacatatagttaatatcagttatacgcagcatacacgattgtggcgagtggggcggggccgagaggcgtgggaacgaggagtgaggccaggtgtagtgattggagatgagctacacctgcgccccaccgccggtcttgagtcccacgtaggagatggaaggatataaaactggagcgacgaccctgaaggatgagagaggaccaggcctgggacattttatgttttggtttttatttgtgcgcaccagtcgtccgtgaggggctggtgcgccgttttgtatttatttatgaattattaaattatgttttgattgtgcgccggttcccgcctccttcttccctgtATAGGAAGtgtatatcgttacagtggtgccgaagcccgggagaaggagggacgtgctgctgaagatccctcgccgctgtggtgaatccgcggtgccctcgagctggcgaggtatgtgccgccagggacgctcgaggcggtgggctggagcgagttgccggggacgggcgagctcgctgctggccggccacgatatggaggggcggctgccgtccgtgagggagcggaggagtcggcgccgttcgccagggggccggagcctgccgcctccgtgacggaatccggaggggcagggaacgggggactcctgccggctgcccaaaaccggaggagccatcgccgtccatcgggcggcggaggagtgtcgcgccgtccgccgagggccgtccagtgccaccgccaggcaccgcggaggagatcacccagctggtggagggccgagcagcagtgcgtctgggaaccagattttttttttttttttctctctcccctctctcgtccttgtcgctcctccttccatctccttttctctcgcctcgtctgtcctacccccaggttcctgcaggtccccgtgagcggtcccccccggagggagggagggggggggtgagtagagcgcagtcttgagggtaccccccggcctgcgaggggcgatgggggtatgtggcgagtggggcggggccgagaggcgtgggaacgaggagtgaggccaggtgtagtgattggagatgagctacacctgcgccccaccgccggtcttgagtcccacgtaggagatggaaggatataaaactggagcgacgaccctgaaggacgagagaggaccaggcctgggacattttatgttttggtttttatttgtgcgcaccagtcatccgtgaggggctggtgcgccgttttgtatttatttatgaattattaaattatgttttgattgtgcgccggttcccgcctccttcttccctgtGATACAAGtgaatggtctgtaatatcatcactttgaggta
This Carassius gibelio isolate Cgi1373 ecotype wild population from Czech Republic chromosome A23, carGib1.2-hapl.c, whole genome shotgun sequence DNA region includes the following protein-coding sequences:
- the LOC127944174 gene encoding C-type mannose receptor 2-like isoform X3, which gives rise to MIKAKTEFSTSTEMERITCMSLLLTAVVSSSARAPRQYHFVNQKKSWTEAQSYCREKYTDLVTISDIQEQNDIEQAIKRVNSNADRVWIGLRSTDSWIWSLSDPAFYREHESQYRNWDKTTRKPQPEEDGDCVFMDCGNGQHCAKASKGQWHDVDCSYLLYFICYNGSSKGFIIVQEQKNWTEAQKYCRESHTDLASVRNQTENEEIQNMLTDKQVWIGLHRLWVWSDNSTSTFTHWKPNNNNNNRKNCTLIVISDKGQWTDEECSEKHPFVCYDEKLVLVRENKTWTEALRRCRNMDMDLVSVDSDQMQQRVMNVTSSALSDHVWLGLRHSCTVGIWFWVKGQTVCYDQWASDYDSGLDECTETVRSGAIRTRDNHWISLPETEEINFICTKYM
- the LOC127944174 gene encoding C-type mannose receptor 2-like isoform X1 → MIKAKTEFSTSTEMERITCMSLLLTAVVSSSARAPRQYHFVNQKKSWTEAQSYCREKYTDLVTISDIQEQNDIEQAIKRVNSNADRVWIGLRSTDSWIWSLSDPAFYREHESQYRNWDKTTRKPQPEEDGDCVFMDCGNGQHCAKASKGQWHDVDCSYLLYFICYNGSSKGFIIVQEQKNWTEAQKYCRESHTDLASVRNQTENEEIQNMLTGNQVWIGLHRLWVWSDNSTSTFTHWKPGFNNIRNNRNSVCTSVVISDEGQWTDEECSEKHPFVCYDDNLVLVRENKTWTEALRRCRNMDMDLVSVDSEQMQQRVMNVTSSALSDHVWLGLRHSCKLGLWFWVKSHTMCYDQWASDYDIGLDECDQTVRSGAIRTRDNHWISLPETKEINFICIKYM
- the LOC127944174 gene encoding C-type mannose receptor 2-like isoform X2; amino-acid sequence: MIKAKTEFSTSTEMERITCMSLLLTAVVSSSARAPRQYHFVNQKKSWTEAQSYCREKYTDLVTISDIQEQNDIEQAIKRVNSNADRVWIGLRSTDSWIWSLSDPAFYREHESQYRNWDKTTRKPQPEEDGDCVFMDCGNGQHCAKASKGQWHDVDCSYLLYFICYNGSSKGFIIVQEQKNWTEAQKYCRESHTDLASVRNQTENEEIQNMLTGNQVWIGLHRLWVWSDNSTSTFTHWKPGFNNIRNNRNSVCTSVVISDEGQWTDEECSEKHPFVCYDEKLVLVRENKTWTEALRRCRNMDMDLVSVDSDQMQQRVMNVTSSALSDHVWLGLRHSCTVGIWFWVKGQTVCYDQWASDYDSGLDECTETVRSGAIRTRDNHWISLPETEEINFICTKYM